A region of Anopheles merus strain MAF chromosome 2R, AmerM5.1, whole genome shotgun sequence DNA encodes the following proteins:
- the LOC121588970 gene encoding xaa-Pro aminopeptidase 1, which produces MQRRKIGFQAGLGSILVLGTLLAMVGQSIANEFQGIRRSKCQQSRDRTQIYEGADNVLMKRLQALRTEMRARTSTQSAELDAYLVPMYDEHQSQYLMEADQRIRFLTGFTGTIGEAVVLMRSAAIWTDDRYIEQADQELNCAWRLFRTGERPTVAEYLLSELSPEARVGADPQLVPHHAWKALETELSADYIRMVPINRNLVDMIWGGRRPAPRSGAIKVHPVRFAGERWDSKVARLRANLTAMRCDGMIVTSLTEVAYLLNLRGSDIPHVPVFKAYLLVTHRELLLYTNTSRETLGLKNHLKAHSCHNENCVQLRDYGDVWRDLRTLAQHWHRLLVPGAVVFDTGASEAIHATLPRNIVFERPSPIIFLRAQKNQVERQGMRQAHIRDGVAMCEVLSRLEERFIAGDHITEMSLAREIDHARKTQNNSEGIAFPTSVAYGVHSSMPNYTPSNRTNIELSEGMVLIDSGGQYEDGTTEVSRTLHLGEPTAEQIRAYTNVLIGMIRLSMLTFPENLKPAELDALARGPVWGSMNDYPHGTGHGIGSYSSVRESPISISYTAKQRFTFKEGYFFSNEPGYYKNGAFGIRLENVLEVVDTAKMHPTGYKFLAFQDVTLVPFEQKMIDRTLLSVPEKKWLNDYNARIRQHVGSELKRKHKMDAFYWMMNKTRHVPEYVTEADYNGVATTRHDHLSIAGALTIGFLLTRFVLN; this is translated from the exons ATCTACGAAGGTGCGGACAATGTGCTGATGAAGCGTCTGCAAGCGCTAAGGACGGAAATGCGCGCGAGAACCTCGACGCAGAGTGCCGAACTTGATGCGTATCTGGTACCGATGTACGACGAGCATCAGTCCCAGTACCTGATGGAGGCGGATCAGCGCATTCGGTTTCTGACCGGGTTCACCGGTACGATCGGGGAGGCCGTCGTGCTGATGCGTTCAGCTGCGATCTGGACGGACGATCGCTATATCGAGCAGGCGGATCAGGAGCTAAATTGTGCCTGGCGACTGTTCCGCACCGGTGAACGACCAACCGTCGCCGAATATCTGCTCTCGGAACTGTCGCCGGAGGCAAGAGTGGGCGCAGATCCGCAGCTTGTGCCGCACCATGCGTGGAAAGCGCTGGAAACAGAGCTAAGTGCGGACTACATACGGATGGTGCCGATTAACCGCAATCTGGTGGATATGATTTGGGGTGGACGTCGTCCAGCGCCACGGTCTGGTGCCATCAAGGTACATCCGGTACGGTTCGCTGGCGAGCGGTGGGACAGCAAGGTAGCGAGGCTGCGTGCCAACCTGACGGCTATGCGATGCGACGGCATGATCGTGACCTCGCTGACCGAGGTGGCGTACTTGCTGAACTTGCGCGGTAGCGATATCCCTCACGTGCCTGTGTTCAAGGCGTATCTATTGGTAACGCACCGAGAGCTGCTGCTGTACACCAACACGAGCCGGGAGACGCTTGGCTTGAAGAACCACTTGAAGGCTCACTCCTGCCACAACGAGAACTGTGTACAGCTGCGCGACTACGGCGATGTGTGGCGCGATTTGCGCACTCTGGCACAGCACTGGCACCGGCTGCTGGTGCCCGGTGCCGTCGTCTTCGACACCGGAGCCTCTGAAGCCATACATGCGACCCTGCCACGGAACATCGTGTTCGAGCGACCGTCGCCGATTATCTTTCTGCGTGCGCAAAAGAACCAAGTGGAACGGCAAGGCATGCGGCAGGCCCACATCCGGGACGGTGTGGCCATGTGCGAAGTGTTGAGTCGGCTGGAGGAGCGG TTTATTGCCGGTGATCACATCACGGAGATGTCACTGGCACGCGAAATCGACCACGCCCGCAAGACGCAAAACAACTCGGAGGGAATCGCCTTCCCAACGAGCGTTGCCTACGGTGTACACTCCAGTATGCCCAACTATACACCCTCGAATCGTACGAATATCGAGCTGTCGGAGGGTATGGTGCTGATCGATTCTGGTGGCCAGTACGAGGACGGTACGACGGAAGTGTCCCGTACGCTTCATCTCGGTGAACCGACAGCGGAACAAATCCGGGCCTATACGAACGTGCTGATCGGTATGATACGATTGTCCATGCTGACGTTCCCGGAGAATCTAAAACCTGCCGAGCTGGATGCACTGGCCCGTGGACCAGTCTGGGGCTCGATGAACGACTATCCGCACGGGACCGGTCATGGTATCGGATCTTACTCGTCTGTTCGGGAAT CTCCTATCAGCATTTCCTACACGGCCAAACAGAGGTTTACCTTCAAGGAGGGATACTTTTTCTCGAATG AACCTGGTTACTATAAAAATGGGGCCTTCGGCATTCGACTCGAGAATGTCCTTGAAGTTGTAGACACGGCCAAGATGCATCCAACGGGATACAAATTCCTTGCCTTCCAAGACGTAACACTAGTCCCGTTCGAACAGAAAATGATCGATCGAACTTTACTCAGTGTGCCTGAG aAAAAGTGGTTGAACGATTATAACGCACGCATCCGGCAGCACGTTGGAAGTGAACTGAAACGAAAGCACAAAATGGACGCCTTCTACTGGATGATGAACAAAACCCGACATGTGCCAGAGTATGTGACGGAGGCAGATTACAACGGTGTCGCCACCACCCGGCACGATCATTTGTCGATCGCTGGTGCTCTAACGATCGGTTTCCTACTAACACGATTCGTTCTCAACTGA